Proteins encoded together in one Candidatus Nitrosocaldus cavascurensis window:
- a CDS encoding glycosyltransferase, which translates to MVRILFFTSPIGLGHASRDIAVVDELVSKGIDMDEIAFVTGGVAYKHLRAHGYNVVEAYRGKSIDASNGIFSNRLLWLLDYISFYRECKEIASSLIDEYRPELIVSDEDFASIAVAKMRGIKNVLITDVLESRFLHGPLSLVERFLNRHLRDIIAGADMVIVPMYKDEHKHTYTNVSNTIITYVGPIVRRVSKDRDELRRLFGFHGYKTILVSVGGTSSGTFLIEKAIDSYMRIVDRFNIPTKMVIVCGPAIDISRIGSNHVNNNDRRIMHSIELHGYVKNMHEMIYAADLLISLAGRSSMDEARVYGTPAILIPINGHFEQEDNARSYGFFHSDVERLEDLIFEYLAYGRREVRDNNGGAVKAADTIIKLLT; encoded by the coding sequence ATGGTTAGAATACTCTTCTTTACAAGCCCTATAGGTCTTGGTCATGCCAGTAGGGATATTGCTGTTGTAGATGAACTTGTAAGCAAAGGTATAGACATGGATGAGATAGCCTTTGTTACTGGAGGCGTAGCATATAAACACCTAAGGGCTCATGGTTATAATGTTGTAGAGGCTTATAGAGGGAAGAGCATAGATGCAAGCAATGGTATATTCAGTAATAGACTACTATGGCTACTCGATTATATATCATTCTATAGAGAGTGCAAGGAGATAGCCTCCTCTCTTATAGATGAGTATAGACCAGAGTTGATAGTATCTGATGAGGACTTTGCAAGTATAGCAGTGGCAAAGATGCGAGGTATAAAGAATGTACTCATAACAGATGTACTTGAGAGCAGATTCCTACATGGCCCATTATCACTTGTAGAGAGGTTTCTTAACAGGCATCTAAGGGATATAATAGCAGGTGCAGATATGGTCATAGTTCCCATGTACAAGGATGAGCATAAGCATACATACACTAATGTAAGTAACACCATTATAACATACGTTGGACCAATAGTGAGGAGGGTAAGCAAGGACAGGGATGAGTTAAGGAGATTATTTGGATTCCATGGCTATAAGACCATACTTGTATCAGTGGGAGGCACATCATCTGGTACATTCCTCATAGAGAAGGCTATAGATTCATACATGAGGATAGTTGATAGGTTTAACATACCTACAAAGATGGTTATAGTCTGCGGTCCAGCAATAGACATAAGTAGGATAGGTAGTAACCATGTTAACAATAATGATAGAAGAATAATGCATAGTATAGAGTTGCATGGCTATGTTAAGAATATGCATGAGATGATTTATGCTGCTGATCTTCTCATATCTTTAGCAGGAAGGTCTAGTATGGATGAGGCTAGGGTCTATGGTACACCAGCAATACTTATACCTATAAATGGACATTTTGAACAGGAGGATAATGCTAGGAGCTACGGTTTCTTCCATAGTGATGTAGAGAGGCTTGAAGACCTAATCTTTGAGTATCTAGCATATGGGAGGAGAGAGGTAAGGGATAATAATGGTGGGGCAGTAAAAGCTGCAGATACAATAATTAAGCTCCTAACATAA
- the ilvA gene encoding threonine ammonia-lyase yields MLSMLDISKAREMLKGVIHRTPLDYSTTFSRLAGCNVYLKMECFQKTGSFKVRGAYTKIRMLSEEERSRGVITASAGNHAQGVAYASRILKIPCTVVMPLNASPAKVSATRAYGAEIVFHGSIYDQAWEKAMEIAREQGKTFIHAFDDASVIAGQGTIGLEIMEDMPSIDVIIVPVGGGGLAAGIALAVKSIKPDVRIVGVQSKAFSAMKESLEQGRVVEVSNGSTIADGISVRKPGELTLSILKRYMDHIATVDDDAIVKAMFLLMERAKVVVEPAGAVGLAYLLNAPDVDLRGKNIAVVLSGGNVDMFLLGQIVHKGLVGIGRLIRISVQLVDRPGEFKRVVDTIAASRVNIVDVIHDRLGQDVKVGNAKVILSLEAEDMEHAERLMMMLKEQGIKYELLS; encoded by the coding sequence ATGCTTAGCATGCTTGATATAAGTAAGGCAAGGGAGATGCTCAAAGGGGTCATACATAGAACTCCTCTAGACTACTCAACCACATTCAGCAGGCTAGCAGGGTGTAATGTATACCTGAAGATGGAGTGCTTCCAGAAGACAGGTTCATTCAAGGTTAGGGGTGCTTACACAAAGATACGCATGCTAAGTGAGGAGGAGAGAAGTAGAGGGGTTATAACTGCATCTGCAGGCAACCATGCACAAGGGGTAGCATATGCAAGCAGGATACTCAAGATTCCATGCACAGTAGTTATGCCTCTCAACGCTTCCCCAGCAAAGGTCTCTGCAACTAGGGCATATGGTGCTGAGATAGTATTCCATGGGAGTATATATGACCAAGCCTGGGAGAAGGCTATGGAGATTGCAAGGGAACAAGGCAAGACATTCATCCATGCATTCGATGATGCTAGCGTTATAGCTGGGCAAGGCACAATAGGTCTAGAGATTATGGAGGATATGCCAAGTATTGATGTTATAATAGTGCCAGTTGGAGGGGGAGGGCTTGCAGCAGGTATAGCACTAGCAGTTAAGAGCATCAAGCCAGATGTTAGGATCGTAGGTGTGCAATCTAAAGCGTTCTCAGCAATGAAAGAATCGCTAGAGCAGGGTAGGGTGGTAGAGGTCAGCAATGGCTCGACTATAGCAGATGGTATATCTGTAAGGAAGCCTGGTGAGTTGACACTCTCCATACTGAAGAGGTACATGGATCATATAGCAACTGTAGATGATGATGCAATAGTCAAGGCCATGTTCCTACTCATGGAGAGGGCAAAGGTTGTTGTTGAACCTGCAGGGGCTGTAGGTTTAGCATATCTACTTAATGCTCCAGATGTAGATCTGAGGGGCAAGAACATTGCAGTTGTGCTTAGCGGGGGGAATGTGGATATGTTCCTGCTAGGCCAGATAGTGCACAAAGGCTTGGTAGGGATAGGGAGGTTGATAAGGATAAGTGTGCAGTTGGTTGATAGACCTGGGGAGTTCAAAAGGGTTGTTGATACTATAGCAGCAAGCAGAGTCAATATAGTGGATGTTATACATGATAGACTTGGGCAGGATGTTAAGGTTGGTAATGCAAAGGTGATATTAAGCCTAGAGGCAGAGGATATGGAGCATGCTGAAAGGTTGATGATGATGCTTAAAGAGCAGGGTATAAAGTATGAGTTATTATCCTAA
- a CDS encoding 5-formyltetrahydrofolate cyclo-ligase, which yields MSKEHYRRLVWDTLVRENAALPPYPVYGRIPNFINADKAASLLARMNEWKNARVIKVNPDSPQRWVRMNALMEGKVLIMPTPRIRDGFLILDCVDAVKASTIRGAFIHGRRLRSIDELLNHIKHVDLIVEGSVAVNAYGERLGKGEGYGELEFAILRELGLVDADVPIATTVHDLQVIDDRLPQDPYDVPIDIIATPTRVIRVHGRGYRPSGMIWHMLSNEKLMSIPLLQELMNRR from the coding sequence ATGAGCAAAGAACATTATAGGAGGCTTGTATGGGATACATTAGTTAGGGAGAATGCTGCTTTACCTCCATATCCAGTGTATGGAAGGATACCAAACTTCATTAATGCTGATAAGGCTGCATCATTACTAGCAAGGATGAATGAGTGGAAGAATGCTAGAGTAATCAAGGTGAATCCAGATAGTCCACAGAGATGGGTTAGGATGAATGCATTAATGGAAGGCAAGGTTCTGATTATGCCAACGCCAAGGATAAGGGATGGGTTCCTCATACTTGATTGTGTTGATGCAGTAAAGGCATCTACAATAAGAGGTGCATTCATACATGGTAGAAGGTTAAGGAGTATAGATGAATTACTCAACCATATCAAACATGTAGACCTTATAGTTGAAGGTAGCGTTGCTGTTAATGCATATGGCGAGAGGCTAGGCAAGGGTGAAGGGTATGGTGAGTTAGAGTTTGCAATTTTGAGGGAGTTAGGTCTTGTTGATGCTGATGTGCCTATAGCAACAACAGTGCATGATCTACAGGTTATAGATGATAGATTACCTCAAGATCCATACGATGTGCCTATAGATATAATAGCAACTCCTACAAGGGTGATAAGGGTGCATGGGAGAGGGTATAGACCATCTGGCATGATATGGCATATGCTGAGCAATGAGAAGTTGATGAGCATACCCCTGCTACAGGAGTTGATGAATAGGAGGTAG
- a CDS encoding DeoR family transcriptional regulator: protein MGDVVKGILEVLLQKGEVRLVELTTLLKVSEESLRDAINTLENLGLVNVERSNDLLVRFTDDARKLLSR from the coding sequence ATGGGCGATGTTGTTAAAGGTATACTAGAGGTTCTCTTGCAGAAAGGAGAGGTTAGGCTTGTTGAACTCACAACTCTACTCAAAGTATCTGAGGAGAGTTTAAGGGATGCAATAAACACGTTAGAGAACCTTGGGCTTGTGAATGTTGAGAGGAGCAACGATCTCCTAGTAAGGTTTACAGATGATGCTAGGAAGCTACTCTCTAGATAA
- a CDS encoding B12-binding domain-containing radical SAM protein, producing the protein MGKRVVLTNDRTLTSEYRSIPLFDFLSCAPSERVPERLFEFLAPNVKMYDGVLSKAPYGLRKIEAGLLKGYSRDEVAVVHPEHLHEYIDEDTRVVGIYAMDPLGLAPVSMMFTGGQVYFTPINQKYFIDLARMLKEMRMRNGYRFKVVVGGPGAWQFEFRVEQQEDLMVDHAVIGEADHVAADLFHDIEQGSVQPRVRVGRQPRIEEIPDIVGASIHGVVEAMRGCGRNCEFCEPNLRIARFMPYDKVKREISVNVASGTHKVWLQSDDIFLYGLEDKKGFMPNRDAIVDLFKAVMSVKGVRRAQPTHGTVSAVVADPDMVSAVSQVIRASPDNIIGIQPGLETGSARLIKRYMPFKAKPFSPEEWPDVIFHGTRILNENYWIPAYTLILGLPGETDEDCWDTVRLIDRMERELPERIGNKAHFTATPLTFVPIGVLKGDEFFNADNISEGHYAVIYKTWRHTIYELYSLPPSVIRLNPFLKFVLMRFFKWGVNMILRVIEDWGRKLGYDPEKVLLVRYAN; encoded by the coding sequence ATGGGCAAGAGGGTAGTACTGACAAACGATAGAACCTTAACTAGTGAGTATAGAAGTATACCGCTCTTTGACTTTCTAAGCTGTGCTCCATCTGAGAGAGTGCCAGAGAGGCTCTTTGAGTTCCTTGCACCAAACGTGAAGATGTATGATGGGGTATTGAGCAAGGCACCTTATGGGTTAAGGAAGATAGAGGCTGGGTTACTCAAGGGCTACAGCAGGGATGAGGTTGCTGTAGTGCATCCTGAGCATCTCCATGAGTATATAGATGAGGATACAAGGGTTGTGGGCATATATGCAATGGATCCATTGGGGCTTGCACCTGTGAGCATGATGTTCACTGGAGGGCAGGTGTACTTCACACCAATAAACCAGAAGTACTTCATCGATCTTGCAAGGATGCTCAAAGAGATGCGTATGAGGAATGGCTACAGGTTCAAGGTTGTGGTTGGTGGTCCAGGAGCATGGCAGTTCGAGTTCAGGGTTGAGCAGCAAGAAGATCTGATGGTTGATCATGCAGTGATAGGGGAAGCAGATCATGTTGCTGCAGATCTATTCCATGATATAGAGCAAGGGAGTGTTCAGCCAAGGGTTAGGGTTGGGAGACAGCCAAGGATAGAAGAGATACCAGATATAGTTGGTGCAAGCATACATGGTGTTGTTGAAGCAATGAGGGGATGTGGGAGGAACTGCGAGTTCTGTGAGCCTAACCTTAGGATAGCAAGGTTCATGCCGTATGATAAGGTTAAGAGGGAGATAAGCGTGAACGTTGCATCTGGAACCCATAAAGTATGGTTGCAGAGCGATGATATCTTCCTGTACGGGCTTGAGGATAAGAAGGGGTTCATGCCAAATAGGGATGCTATAGTCGACCTCTTCAAGGCAGTTATGTCTGTTAAAGGTGTTAGAAGGGCACAACCTACTCATGGTACTGTTTCAGCAGTAGTAGCAGACCCAGATATGGTTAGTGCAGTATCTCAGGTTATAAGGGCAAGTCCAGATAACATAATAGGTATACAGCCTGGGCTAGAGACTGGATCTGCTAGGTTAATCAAGCGCTACATGCCATTCAAGGCAAAGCCATTCTCACCAGAGGAGTGGCCAGATGTGATATTCCATGGCACAAGGATACTCAACGAGAACTACTGGATACCTGCATATACGCTTATACTTGGTCTTCCAGGGGAGACAGATGAGGACTGCTGGGATACTGTAAGGCTTATAGATAGGATGGAGAGGGAGCTGCCAGAGCGTATAGGCAATAAAGCACACTTCACAGCAACACCTCTAACATTCGTACCAATAGGAGTGCTCAAGGGTGATGAGTTCTTCAATGCAGATAACATAAGTGAAGGGCACTATGCAGTTATATACAAGACATGGAGGCATACTATATACGAACTGTACAGCCTACCTCCATCGGTGATAAGGCTCAATCCATTCCTGAAGTTCGTGCTTATGAGGTTCTTCAAGTGGGGTGTGAATATGATCCTTAGAGTAATAGAGGACTGGGGAAGGAAGTTGGGCTATGATCCAGAGAAGGTACTGCTTGTAAGGTATGCAAATTAG
- a CDS encoding B12-binding domain-containing radical SAM protein → MLTNGNGKGNGKGYKIVLTGDKCAISNYRGFNWIGFIGCIPSNYPKMPWNRRIMEDVFFATKSYDGNGDGDEGRLKVAPYGIRKVEAALLEYGFDEKDVIVADPRKLHKVIGEETKVIGLTVHDPMGYAAVSQLVACMFRLINWWPARSYTAMAFNDLITNPLLKMYGSRLIVGGPGIWQLEEHPERIEEWGIDCLVDGEAEGIVGKLFDMAVRGEQLPAKARGMPMKSDDIPLIRNPSSSGIVEITRGCGRGCQFCSPDLLMFRSIPKERILKEVELEVRHGFKNITLHSEDALFYGRRMGSFEVNHDAIVDLWKSVKSFPGVRSVGTDFFSCASVKSSPKTLKAIAEIMELDEKNPGFVETGLETVSPELVKMIMPGKVKPYTIEEWPDVIDDALSILDDNHWFTIASMMTGLPRESERDVIRCLEFIDRIKHHNVFIWMFPLMPLRSMRRQAAKWMPEYTPLRQQLILEATKHSVGMINRYAWTLLKPLPVHLRFIAYNFLKYVSSKMLEYLKEAEDAIENGHEDRLMLYKDLVAVNDEGEAVMNIAGIINELTSLQRLNRNEESK, encoded by the coding sequence ATGCTTACAAATGGTAATGGTAAAGGCAATGGCAAAGGTTACAAGATAGTACTTACAGGTGACAAGTGTGCAATAAGCAACTACAGAGGGTTCAACTGGATAGGTTTCATAGGCTGCATACCATCCAACTACCCAAAGATGCCATGGAATAGAAGGATAATGGAGGATGTGTTCTTTGCAACCAAGAGTTACGATGGCAATGGCGATGGGGATGAGGGGAGGTTAAAGGTTGCCCCATATGGGATAAGGAAGGTAGAGGCTGCACTTCTAGAGTATGGGTTCGATGAGAAGGATGTTATAGTTGCTGATCCACGCAAACTACATAAGGTTATAGGAGAGGAGACCAAGGTTATAGGCTTAACTGTACATGACCCAATGGGCTATGCTGCTGTATCCCAACTTGTAGCATGTATGTTCAGGCTTATAAACTGGTGGCCTGCACGATCATACACAGCAATGGCATTCAACGATCTCATAACAAATCCATTGCTGAAGATGTATGGCTCAAGGCTTATAGTAGGAGGGCCAGGGATATGGCAACTGGAGGAGCATCCAGAGAGGATTGAAGAGTGGGGAATAGACTGCCTTGTTGATGGTGAGGCTGAGGGTATAGTAGGCAAACTATTCGATATGGCTGTTAGAGGAGAGCAGTTACCAGCAAAGGCAAGAGGCATGCCAATGAAGAGCGATGATATTCCCTTGATAAGGAACCCATCATCTAGTGGGATAGTTGAGATAACTAGAGGGTGTGGGAGGGGATGCCAATTCTGCTCCCCTGATCTACTCATGTTCAGATCCATACCCAAGGAGAGGATACTTAAGGAGGTTGAGTTGGAGGTTAGGCATGGGTTCAAGAACATAACACTTCACTCGGAGGATGCACTCTTCTATGGCAGGAGAATGGGTAGTTTTGAGGTAAACCATGATGCAATAGTTGATCTATGGAAGAGTGTTAAGAGCTTCCCTGGTGTTAGGAGTGTAGGTACAGACTTCTTCTCATGTGCAAGCGTTAAATCAAGCCCCAAGACGCTAAAGGCAATAGCAGAGATCATGGAGTTGGATGAGAAGAACCCTGGATTCGTTGAGACTGGGCTTGAGACTGTAAGTCCTGAACTTGTAAAGATGATAATGCCTGGCAAGGTAAAGCCCTATACGATAGAGGAGTGGCCAGATGTTATAGATGATGCTTTAAGCATACTGGATGATAACCACTGGTTCACAATAGCATCGATGATGACTGGTCTACCTAGAGAGAGTGAGAGGGATGTTATTAGATGCCTTGAGTTCATAGACAGGATAAAGCATCATAACGTATTCATCTGGATGTTCCCATTGATGCCTTTACGCTCGATGCGTAGACAGGCAGCCAAGTGGATGCCAGAGTACACACCATTAAGGCAGCAACTCATACTTGAGGCTACAAAGCACTCAGTAGGGATGATAAACAGATATGCATGGACCCTGCTTAAGCCATTGCCAGTACATCTTCGCTTCATAGCATACAACTTCCTCAAGTACGTATCGAGTAAGATGCTTGAGTACCTGAAGGAGGCTGAGGATGCAATAGAGAATGGGCATGAGGATAGGCTAATGCTCTACAAGGATCTAGTTGCTGTCAACGATGAGGGCGAGGCTGTTATGAATATAGCAGGAATAATCAACGAACTTACAAGCCTGCAGAGGTTGAACAGGAATGAAGAAAGTAAGTGA
- a CDS encoding glycosyltransferase — translation MRISIGIPTYNEQDSILALLKALEMQHLNGYEIAEVIVSDDSSDATPTIVKDFASKSMLSIVLLHHDERRGAASAWNEIFANASSKSDVIVLYDADVIPARDATMLLASSMEDEHVGLTAANPMPAYNSKMRSYGQRIAAKASVFNSSWLRRVRLLGINQYIAMGRAMAVRSSIAKATRIPSSTIAIDLYMQCITLEMGYEVRYRDDAIVWFKPVESIEEFISQVRRAVVGHRELAHLIDRLNIRLPLKSMVVEGLKASKDDPLGLLMLALAYMLYPFYMKPIDSRWSVARSSKGLSLNDVEGYIDNK, via the coding sequence ATGAGGATAAGCATAGGTATACCAACTTACAATGAGCAGGATAGCATACTAGCGTTGCTCAAGGCATTAGAGATGCAGCATCTCAACGGTTATGAGATTGCAGAGGTTATAGTCTCTGATGACTCAAGCGATGCTACCCCTACTATAGTTAAGGATTTCGCAAGCAAGAGCATGCTGAGTATAGTACTTCTTCATCATGATGAGAGGAGAGGGGCAGCAAGTGCATGGAACGAGATATTTGCAAATGCAAGTAGTAAGAGTGATGTGATAGTGCTCTATGATGCAGATGTTATACCTGCTAGAGATGCTACCATGCTATTAGCCTCATCCATGGAGGATGAGCATGTAGGGTTAACTGCAGCAAACCCAATGCCTGCATACAATAGCAAGATGCGTAGTTATGGGCAAAGGATAGCAGCAAAGGCCAGTGTATTCAACTCATCATGGCTGAGGAGGGTAAGGCTTCTAGGCATAAACCAGTACATAGCCATGGGTAGAGCAATGGCAGTTAGGAGCAGTATAGCAAAGGCTACAAGGATACCAAGTAGTACTATAGCAATAGATCTTTACATGCAGTGCATAACGCTTGAGATGGGGTATGAGGTTAGGTATAGGGATGATGCAATAGTATGGTTCAAGCCAGTTGAGAGCATAGAGGAGTTCATCTCCCAGGTTAGGAGGGCAGTTGTTGGGCATAGAGAGTTAGCCCATCTCATAGATAGGCTCAACATAAGGCTGCCACTGAAGAGCATGGTTGTAGAGGGACTCAAGGCTTCCAAGGATGATCCTCTAGGCTTGTTGATGCTTGCTCTAGCATACATGCTCTACCCATTCTACATGAAGCCTATAGACTCAAGATGGAGTGTAGCGAGGAGTAGTAAAGGGTTGAGCCTAAATGATGTTGAAGGTTATATAGATAATAAATAA
- a CDS encoding bifunctional nuclease family protein, giving the protein MKKEHDENNGNGDGDDYVLASISDVGFVDPYGIEGALVLRSNDGKVFHMRAFSGEVARHIDRFRQGDKNSIPTIYNLVNEIAELEDLLLTEVRVYPSGSALRANLYFKGKNKDIVLRNYRASDSIALAAYYDIPIKVKKDLFYDELDVEKLR; this is encoded by the coding sequence ATGAAGAAGGAGCATGATGAGAATAATGGTAATGGCGATGGGGATGATTACGTACTTGCAAGTATAAGCGATGTTGGGTTCGTTGATCCATATGGGATAGAGGGTGCACTGGTGCTTAGATCTAACGATGGGAAGGTATTCCATATGCGTGCATTCTCTGGTGAGGTTGCAAGGCACATAGATAGGTTCAGGCAGGGTGACAAGAACAGCATACCAACCATATACAACCTTGTAAATGAGATAGCAGAGTTGGAGGATCTACTGCTTACTGAGGTTAGGGTATATCCTAGTGGCTCAGCGCTTAGGGCAAACCTCTACTTCAAGGGCAAGAACAAGGATATAGTACTCAGGAATTATAGGGCCTCAGACTCTATAGCCCTTGCTGCATACTACGATATACCCATAAAGGTTAAGAAGGACCTCTTTTACGATGAGTTGGATGTGGAGAAGTTAAGATGA
- a CDS encoding formate--phosphoribosylaminoimidazolecarboxamide ligase family protein codes for MQDREHVRSIVERYSSSRLGIDDVTICVLGSHSALEIMDGAKDEGFRTVVVCQKGRELPYKRFRRLADEVIVLDNFKDMLSKDVQSRLLEMNAIVIPHRALTAYLGYDAVEHELMLPIFGNRSMLRIEDRQYERNQYYLLARAGIRYPRVMKDARSIDRPVIVKVQEAKRKLERAFFIASSYEDYVRKAEARIEKGMISREDLADATIEEFVIGTYFNFNYFYSPISDEVEFLGIERRLQTNLHDFISIPARQQLEIMDELDIAVQNIEIGHMPASIRESMLEKVFELGDRFASAAKQEYPPGMIGVFSLQSVVTSDLDVVVYDVSPRVPGNPILATTSPYTKYMHGEVFGVGRRIAMEIRRAIEMGMLHAILT; via the coding sequence ATGCAAGATAGAGAGCATGTAAGGAGCATAGTTGAGAGATATAGTAGTAGTAGGCTGGGCATAGATGATGTAACTATATGCGTATTGGGTAGCCATTCAGCACTAGAGATAATGGATGGGGCAAAGGATGAGGGCTTCAGGACGGTTGTTGTATGCCAGAAGGGGAGGGAGTTGCCATACAAGAGGTTCAGGAGGCTTGCAGATGAGGTTATAGTGCTTGATAACTTCAAGGATATGCTAAGCAAGGATGTACAATCAAGGCTGCTGGAGATGAATGCTATAGTGATACCCCATAGAGCATTGACAGCATACCTAGGCTATGATGCTGTTGAGCATGAACTCATGCTCCCAATATTTGGTAATAGGAGCATGCTTAGGATAGAGGATAGGCAGTATGAGAGGAACCAGTACTACCTGCTTGCTAGAGCAGGTATAAGGTATCCAAGGGTGATGAAGGATGCTAGGAGCATAGATAGGCCAGTGATAGTCAAGGTGCAGGAGGCAAAGCGCAAACTTGAGAGGGCATTCTTCATAGCATCATCATACGAGGATTATGTAAGGAAGGCAGAGGCAAGGATAGAGAAGGGTATGATAAGCAGGGAGGATCTTGCAGATGCAACGATAGAGGAGTTTGTTATAGGTACATACTTCAACTTCAACTACTTCTACTCCCCAATAAGTGACGAGGTTGAGTTTCTAGGCATAGAGAGGAGATTGCAGACAAACCTACATGACTTTATAAGCATACCAGCAAGGCAGCAGTTGGAGATAATGGATGAGCTGGATATAGCAGTGCAGAATATAGAGATTGGACATATGCCAGCAAGCATAAGGGAGTCTATGCTTGAGAAGGTGTTTGAGTTGGGGGATAGGTTTGCTAGTGCAGCGAAGCAGGAGTACCCTCCAGGCATGATAGGTGTATTCTCACTGCAGAGTGTAGTAACTAGTGATCTTGATGTGGTAGTGTATGATGTATCGCCCAGGGTACCAGGGAACCCTATACTTGCTACTACAAGCCCCTACACTAAGTATATGCATGGCGAGGTATTTGGTGTTGGTAGGAGGATAGCAATGGAGATAAGGAGGGCAATAGAGATGGGTATGTTACATGCAATACTAACTTGA
- a CDS encoding cupredoxin domain-containing protein: MLTLSISTKHIVLFSVSLFAVFASIVAVIASEMLEPPTNYKETTYITLVFNSDGNVEGIKGITGTNPLLVARSSNMHQMAITVKNADDDEHQLVIDRIAISKVLGKGDEDTIYVSGVPEGSYRYRDGLSGRVLGEFKVVKVTARG, from the coding sequence ATGCTTACACTCTCAATCTCAACCAAGCATATAGTGCTATTTAGCGTTAGCCTCTTTGCAGTATTTGCATCAATAGTTGCTGTTATTGCAAGTGAGATGTTAGAACCACCAACAAACTACAAGGAGACTACATACATAACGCTTGTATTCAACTCTGATGGCAATGTAGAGGGTATAAAGGGTATAACTGGTACAAATCCATTGCTAGTTGCAAGGAGTTCAAACATGCATCAGATGGCTATAACAGTTAAGAACGCTGATGACGATGAGCATCAACTCGTTATAGATAGAATAGCCATCAGTAAGGTGCTTGGCAAAGGGGATGAGGATACAATATACGTTAGTGGGGTACCTGAAGGTAGTTATAGGTACAGGGATGGTTTGAGCGGTAGAGTACTAGGAGAGTTCAAGGTTGTAAAGGTTACTGCACGTGGTTGA
- a CDS encoding ABC transporter permease, producing MLDVYASRVVRAVAQGVWLGWKVESNWTNPFVFLTYLIAKPIASVILVGLVFVIGSSVSGISRDDLFFYTFTGAVFFIYPATITISLAYLVHEDRAKYEALKHIYITPSSLKPYIVGRGVASAINASVSVAVSMLVGSIIFSHYFALHLPIDASSIDYPALIASIPLGVAAFISLGMILYAINLVTFKLQYSISEYTTGILFLFSGVVFPPSMLPYPVSLIGEALPTTHFLNVVRASLLGYNVYGSMVYLLLSTILMIVVALIFINKVESIARVKGTIDRKAEY from the coding sequence ATGCTAGATGTGTATGCAAGCAGGGTTGTAAGGGCAGTAGCACAGGGGGTATGGCTTGGTTGGAAGGTAGAGTCTAACTGGACCAACCCATTTGTATTCCTAACGTATCTCATAGCAAAGCCCATCGCAAGTGTTATCCTAGTAGGCTTGGTATTCGTTATAGGGAGTAGTGTATCTGGCATTAGCAGGGATGATCTATTCTTCTACACATTCACTGGAGCTGTATTCTTCATATACCCTGCAACCATAACAATATCTCTAGCATATCTGGTGCATGAGGATAGGGCAAAGTATGAGGCGTTGAAGCATATATACATAACACCATCATCACTCAAACCATACATAGTTGGAAGAGGAGTAGCATCTGCAATAAACGCAAGTGTATCTGTTGCAGTATCAATGCTAGTAGGTAGCATCATATTCTCACACTACTTTGCACTACACTTGCCCATAGATGCTTCAAGCATAGACTACCCTGCTCTAATAGCATCTATACCTTTAGGAGTAGCAGCATTCATATCCCTAGGAATGATACTATACGCAATAAACCTTGTAACATTCAAGTTACAGTACTCTATTAGCGAGTATACAACTGGTATACTCTTCCTCTTCTCTGGCGTAGTATTTCCTCCAAGCATGCTCCCATACCCTGTATCATTGATAGGGGAAGCACTACCAACAACACACTTCCTCAACGTTGTAAGAGCATCACTCTTGGGTTACAATGTGTATGGTAGCATGGTATATCTACTGCTCAGCACTATACTCATGATAGTAGTAGCGTTGATATTCATAAATAAAGTAGAGAGTATAGCAAGGGTCAAGGGTACTATAGATAGGAAGGCTGAGTATTGA